The proteins below are encoded in one region of Levilactobacillus namurensis:
- a CDS encoding cation:dicarboxylate symporter family transporter, giving the protein MKRYRNYRLSLGWQILIGLILGIVLGAVFYENKLAITAMQNIGNMFIGLIQMIVLPIVVSCLTVGIANMGDIKKLGRVGGKTIIYFEIMTTIAIALGLLIGNIFHPGTFIDIHQLHSTDISQYVSTAKSAKNTGIWSTLMGIIPTNFFKSLGEGDMMPVIFFSVFFGLGTAAIGEKGKIIIDFLDAVSQVMFKVTNWVMHTAPIGVCALIGVTIAQMGLSALAPLGYFIVLAYGTMLLFILVFMGLVARLFGFRLWELLVVIKDEAVLAFSTASSEATLPRLIDKMDKFGVSQGIVSFVIPTGYTFNLDGSAIYQSLAALFLAQAYNIHLSLGQQITLLVVLMITSKGMAGVPGASFVVLLATVSTIGVPMSGLTFIAGIDRLVDMGRTAVNVVGNSLATVVIGKSEHEFSEEKSQAYLAQIRHKEA; this is encoded by the coding sequence ATGAAAAGGTATCGGAACTACCGATTAAGCCTGGGATGGCAAATCCTGATTGGCTTAATCTTGGGAATCGTACTTGGAGCGGTCTTCTACGAGAATAAACTCGCCATCACCGCCATGCAGAATATTGGGAACATGTTTATCGGCCTGATCCAAATGATCGTGCTGCCAATCGTGGTCTCGTGTCTGACTGTCGGTATCGCCAACATGGGCGATATCAAGAAACTCGGTCGGGTCGGTGGGAAGACCATTATCTACTTCGAAATCATGACCACCATCGCGATTGCGTTAGGTCTGCTGATTGGGAATATTTTCCATCCTGGGACGTTTATTGACATTCATCAACTACATAGTACGGATATCAGTCAATACGTCTCTACGGCCAAATCAGCCAAGAATACGGGTATCTGGTCGACCCTCATGGGCATCATCCCGACCAACTTCTTCAAGTCGTTGGGTGAAGGGGACATGATGCCAGTCATCTTCTTCTCCGTCTTCTTCGGATTAGGAACGGCGGCTATCGGTGAAAAGGGTAAGATCATCATTGACTTCCTGGACGCCGTTTCACAAGTCATGTTCAAAGTCACAAACTGGGTCATGCACACGGCACCCATCGGGGTCTGTGCCTTGATTGGGGTCACGATTGCGCAAATGGGTCTGTCGGCCCTAGCACCGTTGGGATACTTCATCGTACTGGCGTACGGGACCATGCTCCTGTTCATCCTGGTCTTCATGGGACTGGTTGCCCGGCTCTTCGGGTTCCGGCTCTGGGAACTCTTAGTGGTGATCAAGGATGAAGCCGTCTTGGCCTTCTCCACGGCCAGTTCGGAAGCCACGTTACCGCGGCTAATCGATAAGATGGATAAGTTCGGGGTCAGTCAAGGTATCGTGTCCTTCGTGATTCCGACTGGCTACACGTTCAACCTGGATGGATCCGCTATCTATCAATCACTGGCCGCCTTATTCTTAGCTCAGGCCTACAACATTCACCTGAGTCTGGGGCAACAGATTACCTTGCTGGTGGTCTTGATGATTACCAGTAAAGGGATGGCCGGGGTGCCCGGAGCGTCCTTTGTGGTTCTGTTGGCGACCGTCTCGACGATTGGTGTGCCAATGAGTGGGTTGACCTTTATCGCCGGCATCGACCGGCTGGTAGATATGGGCCGGACCGCAGTCAACGTGGTGGGGAACTCCTTAGCCACGGTGGTCATCGGTAAGTCGGAACATGAATTCAGTGAAGAAAAGAGTCAGGCCTACTTAGCCCAGATTCGGCATAAGGAAGCTTAA
- a CDS encoding peroxiredoxin, which yields MNFIGTELPDFQVNAYQDGDVHAVTTQDLLGHWSILFFYPADFSFVCPTELGDLADHYAAFKAQNAEIYSVSEDTEFVHQAWHEQSPEVGKVAYPMLADPAGTLARHYQVLNADLGQAYRGVFILDPAGKVRSYTINDMGIGRNAEEVLRTLTAAQFVAEHGDRVCPANWHKGDATLKPGTDLVGKL from the coding sequence ATGAACTTTATTGGAACCGAATTACCCGATTTTCAAGTCAACGCTTATCAGGATGGGGACGTTCACGCGGTCACGACACAGGATCTCTTAGGCCACTGGTCCATTCTCTTCTTTTACCCAGCTGATTTTTCATTCGTTTGTCCAACGGAATTAGGCGACTTAGCGGACCACTACGCAGCATTTAAGGCCCAAAACGCCGAAATCTACAGTGTTTCCGAGGACACGGAGTTCGTGCATCAGGCCTGGCACGAACAGAGCCCTGAGGTCGGTAAGGTCGCGTATCCGATGTTGGCCGACCCGGCGGGCACCTTAGCGCGGCATTACCAAGTCTTAAACGCGGACTTGGGTCAAGCTTACCGGGGCGTCTTTATTCTGGATCCGGCAGGCAAAGTCCGTTCCTACACGATCAATGACATGGGGATTGGCCGGAATGCCGAGGAAGTCTTACGGACGTTGACTGCCGCTCAGTTCGTGGCTGAGCACGGTGACCGGGTCTGCCCCGCAAACTGGCACAAGGGCGATGCAACTCTGAAGCCAGGGACCGATTTGGTCGGGAAACTTTAA
- a CDS encoding SDR family oxidoreductase, whose amino-acid sequence MQVLVVGANGQVGRQLVTQLRQRGDVPLAGLSPVEDGEDWEDLGVTVRRIDLLRKPEHLASAMLGVDAVIFAAGSGGRTKDDMTLLIDLDGAVKTMQAAEIAGVPRFLMISMLFAEDRNRWADPLKPLYVAKFYADHWLTHQTHLAYTIVEPGALSFHAPTGRFQSDPLAVGSISRADVAAFLVAALHDDRTIGKTVPLLSGTLSLPELLDQLSGNNG is encoded by the coding sequence ATGCAAGTGTTAGTTGTGGGGGCCAACGGACAGGTTGGCCGCCAGTTAGTGACCCAGTTACGGCAACGCGGCGATGTGCCGCTGGCGGGTTTGAGTCCCGTGGAAGACGGCGAGGATTGGGAAGACTTGGGCGTGACTGTCCGGCGAATCGACCTTTTACGTAAGCCGGAGCACCTAGCTAGTGCGATGCTGGGGGTGGATGCCGTGATCTTTGCGGCCGGTTCTGGTGGTCGGACTAAGGATGATATGACCCTGTTGATCGACCTGGACGGGGCGGTCAAGACCATGCAGGCTGCGGAAATCGCGGGGGTTCCGCGGTTCTTGATGATCAGCATGCTGTTTGCGGAAGACCGTAATCGGTGGGCTGACCCGTTGAAGCCGCTATACGTTGCGAAATTTTACGCCGACCATTGGCTGACCCATCAGACCCACTTGGCCTACACCATCGTGGAGCCCGGCGCGCTGTCCTTTCACGCACCGACCGGACGCTTCCAGAGTGATCCGTTAGCCGTAGGGAGTATCTCCCGGGCCGACGTGGCCGCCTTTCTGGTGGCTGCACTCCATGACGACCGGACGATTGGCAAGACTGTTCCGCTGCTGAGTGGAACGCTGAGTTTGCCGGAGTTGTTGGACCAGTTGTCGGGAAATAACGGATAA
- a CDS encoding sugar phosphate isomerase/epimerase, translating to MTLILNTWIFEQAVAQGTSQVDLVSRVARLGADGIEVRREYFTDLPTETRAIHRAAQNAGLVVNYSVPDELFTDTGQLNPKLPMYFAEGQAMGIRKIKFNTGHFDRFTGDLATALSRLPLDQIELNVENDQTAVSGTVPALKTFLEAVRQQTSANVGYVYDLGNWAFTHGDAQASAQALAPYTHYIHLKNTQAVAGKLVTTDDLDTGMYDWRHLLTYLPHDVDFALEYPMASDQQIAQQIQVFRQGVGD from the coding sequence ATGACTTTAATTTTAAATACTTGGATTTTTGAACAAGCCGTTGCTCAGGGGACCTCGCAGGTCGATTTAGTTAGTCGGGTAGCGCGGTTGGGTGCGGACGGTATTGAGGTACGACGTGAATACTTTACGGATCTTCCTACTGAGACACGGGCGATTCATCGAGCTGCTCAAAATGCTGGTCTGGTGGTCAACTACAGTGTTCCTGATGAATTGTTTACAGATACGGGACAATTGAATCCCAAGTTGCCTATGTATTTTGCGGAAGGTCAAGCAATGGGGATTCGTAAAATCAAGTTTAATACGGGCCACTTTGATCGCTTCACGGGAGATTTGGCAACGGCCTTAAGTCGGTTACCACTTGATCAAATCGAGCTCAATGTTGAGAATGACCAAACGGCGGTTTCGGGAACCGTTCCGGCGCTTAAGACGTTTTTAGAGGCTGTTCGTCAACAAACTTCAGCCAACGTGGGTTACGTTTACGACTTAGGGAACTGGGCATTTACCCACGGCGATGCACAGGCTAGTGCCCAAGCGTTAGCACCGTATACGCACTATATTCATTTAAAGAACACCCAAGCGGTTGCTGGCAAGTTAGTCACAACGGATGATTTAGATACAGGAATGTATGACTGGCGCCACCTGTTGACCTACCTTCCACACGACGTGGACTTTGCACTGGAGTACCCAATGGCTAGTGATCAACAGATTGCGCAACAAATTCAAGTATTCCGCCAGGGAGTAGGTGATTAG
- a CDS encoding gluconate:proton symporter has product MGSTISAVLLLLTFVGFIYYIVKGGNLMIGFFIMAILWAVIGQVPASQVIQKVFADPALNYGPTIIYIIFGSWFGRVLVDSGIAPAISEATNKVGKKQPVLAVMLVIIVTAFIFVSAYGVGSVIAIGVILLPIMLSVGLPRDIALSAFSMAIGAPMYLNVVLYNQIKAFFPRAEYGGKYLVFGVCATLVQLVAVMGFVFWHRKRIDASKANENLKIIGAETQAVADVKVPKLAFIVPIVPVMMNMLFKWDAIPALTLATLLAMGLTGKFKGYQKFVDFLNSTIKQAISDIAGLIMFLMALIMFSGAASMDAVRFRPLFEAVLPHNMLILALAFGVLAPLAMFRGPFHVWGAGAATAAVLSGLGLFSDGFLLPLLYVPTLMAVSTDITQSWNVWGLNYMKVSTKAFLKHGVPVMWVVSIINEVLVYLFFG; this is encoded by the coding sequence ATGGGTTCAACCATTAGTGCAGTACTGCTACTTCTGACATTTGTTGGTTTTATCTATTACATCGTAAAGGGCGGAAACCTGATGATTGGTTTCTTCATCATGGCAATTCTTTGGGCCGTGATTGGTCAGGTTCCTGCTAGTCAGGTGATTCAGAAGGTTTTTGCGGATCCAGCGCTTAATTACGGACCGACAATTATTTACATTATTTTTGGCTCCTGGTTTGGCCGGGTTTTAGTCGACAGCGGGATTGCACCGGCTATTTCAGAAGCAACGAACAAGGTAGGGAAGAAGCAGCCGGTACTGGCCGTGATGCTGGTCATTATTGTAACGGCATTTATCTTTGTGAGTGCCTATGGTGTGGGATCCGTGATTGCCATTGGGGTTATCCTATTACCCATCATGTTATCGGTTGGGTTACCACGGGACATTGCTTTATCTGCTTTTTCAATGGCGATTGGTGCACCGATGTATTTAAACGTGGTGCTATATAACCAGATTAAGGCATTTTTCCCGCGCGCAGAGTACGGGGGTAAGTACTTAGTATTCGGAGTTTGTGCCACCCTAGTTCAACTGGTTGCGGTGATGGGATTTGTCTTTTGGCACCGAAAACGGATTGACGCTAGTAAGGCTAATGAGAATCTGAAAATCATTGGGGCGGAAACTCAAGCGGTTGCAGATGTTAAGGTACCTAAGTTGGCATTTATTGTGCCCATTGTTCCCGTGATGATGAACATGCTGTTTAAATGGGATGCCATTCCCGCGCTTACGCTCGCTACCTTACTGGCAATGGGCCTGACCGGGAAGTTTAAAGGCTATCAAAAATTCGTTGATTTTTTGAACAGCACAATTAAGCAAGCCATTAGTGATATTGCGGGACTCATCATGTTCTTAATGGCCCTGATCATGTTTAGTGGTGCTGCTTCAATGGATGCGGTCAGATTCCGGCCGTTATTCGAAGCGGTTTTGCCTCATAATATGCTGATTTTAGCGTTAGCTTTTGGTGTTTTAGCACCGTTGGCGATGTTTCGAGGTCCCTTCCATGTATGGGGGGCTGGTGCAGCAACCGCGGCGGTTCTATCAGGCCTGGGGTTGTTCAGCGATGGCTTCCTTTTACCACTGCTGTACGTGCCAACTTTGATGGCCGTTTCGACCGACATTACCCAATCATGGAATGTCTGGGGACTAAATTATATGAAGGTCTCGACTAAGGCGTTTCTAAAGCACGGGGTGCCCGTCATGTGGGTAGTCTCAATTATTAACGAAGTACTAGTTTATTTATTCTTTGGCTAA
- a CDS encoding sugar kinase, which produces MSEIMTIGEPIVTFASKEPDVSLADALDFQKIMGGAELNVAIGAKRLGHSVDYISQVGQEPLGDYVIKTIKHHHVGTDYITRVPDYWTAFQLKDLVTHGDPEIHNYRRGSAAAHLTPEVIDQIDLTGVKAAHMSGIFPAISATAEATFRALLARLEERDILTTFDPNLRLSLWPDRQKMATTLNELAGHATIVLPGVEEGKLLMGSDDPEKIADFYLQGAWTQVVIVKVGPAGAYVKQANGESYLVKGFKVAKVVDTVGAGDGFALGVITALLEKKTLRSAVMRGNAVGAMQVQTFGDNDGYPTPEKLRAFYQAEGVTED; this is translated from the coding sequence ATGAGTGAAATTATGACGATTGGCGAACCGATTGTAACGTTTGCCTCGAAAGAACCGGATGTCTCGTTAGCAGACGCCTTGGATTTTCAAAAAATCATGGGCGGTGCGGAGTTAAACGTCGCAATTGGTGCAAAACGTCTCGGGCATTCCGTTGATTATATTTCCCAAGTGGGACAAGAACCTCTGGGAGATTACGTCATTAAGACGATTAAACACCATCACGTTGGCACGGACTATATTACCCGAGTGCCAGATTATTGGACGGCTTTTCAACTAAAGGATTTGGTTACCCATGGCGATCCCGAAATTCACAATTATCGGCGCGGGTCTGCAGCCGCACATTTGACGCCTGAAGTTATTGATCAGATTGATTTAACGGGCGTTAAAGCGGCCCACATGTCGGGAATCTTTCCGGCAATCTCAGCCACGGCGGAAGCAACTTTCCGTGCGCTATTAGCGAGGTTAGAGGAACGGGATATCCTGACGACCTTTGACCCGAATTTACGCTTATCTTTATGGCCGGATCGCCAAAAGATGGCAACGACGCTAAACGAGCTGGCGGGACATGCAACGATTGTGTTGCCTGGAGTTGAAGAGGGCAAGTTATTGATGGGCTCGGATGATCCGGAAAAGATTGCCGATTTTTACTTACAAGGTGCTTGGACTCAAGTTGTGATTGTAAAAGTAGGGCCAGCCGGGGCGTACGTTAAACAAGCTAACGGCGAAAGTTATTTGGTCAAAGGGTTTAAGGTCGCTAAGGTTGTGGATACCGTGGGTGCCGGGGATGGCTTTGCCTTAGGCGTCATTACGGCATTGTTGGAAAAGAAGACACTACGGTCGGCCGTTATGCGGGGAAATGCTGTTGGGGCCATGCAAGTTCAGACATTTGGCGACAATGATGGTTACCCAACCCCCGAAAAATTACGGGCATTTTATCAAGCGGAAGGAGTTACAGAAGACTAA
- a CDS encoding orotidine 5'-phosphate decarboxylase / HUMPS family protein, which produces MDLQVAIDRVTLDKAVALVKQLDTKVDTIELGTSLVKDYGLEQIHAALPTLTHAKLLLDLKTIDEGVYEFEKGFAVGDILTAMGAGAPDMLDGVYQVAESVHKQLFIDLMETGDDRIAKIADFTHAIYGIHHAKDSQAGFDAAATVADFHQKFPQVQHVSVAGGIDLDMARKLARQGIAESVIVGSAIIKTADPVAAAQTFMEAIH; this is translated from the coding sequence ATGGACTTACAAGTTGCGATTGATCGAGTTACTCTCGATAAAGCGGTGGCGTTGGTCAAGCAGTTAGATACTAAAGTTGATACGATTGAATTAGGAACTTCTCTGGTGAAAGATTACGGACTAGAGCAAATTCATGCCGCATTACCTACACTGACCCATGCCAAGTTGTTGTTGGACTTGAAGACGATTGACGAAGGCGTTTACGAATTTGAGAAGGGTTTTGCTGTAGGCGATATTTTAACGGCAATGGGCGCCGGTGCACCGGATATGTTAGATGGTGTCTATCAAGTTGCTGAATCAGTGCACAAACAACTTTTTATTGATTTGATGGAGACGGGCGATGACCGAATTGCGAAGATTGCGGACTTTACCCACGCGATTTATGGGATTCACCATGCCAAGGATTCTCAGGCTGGATTTGATGCTGCAGCAACGGTGGCGGACTTTCACCAGAAGTTTCCGCAAGTTCAGCACGTTTCAGTGGCCGGTGGAATTGACCTAGATATGGCACGGAAATTAGCCCGGCAAGGAATCGCAGAGTCCGTTATTGTGGGAAGCGCGATTATTAAAACAGCGGATCCCGTTGCTGCAGCTCAGACATTTATGGAGGCAATTCACTAA
- the hxlB gene encoding 6-phospho-3-hexuloisomerase, whose translation MTLIEQVTHEVNEVMGMIDERQLDAAEKLITKKTRIFVLGAGRSGLMAKGFAMRLMHIGYTVYVIGETITPSIQAGDVLLSVSGSGKTASILELTEKAHANGVKVVAVTSHADSPLGKVGDTVIVVPGATKAGDGVHSIQLLSTLFDQSVHITLDILCLKLSRRDNISNASAAAEHSNME comes from the coding sequence ATGACATTAATTGAACAGGTTACACATGAAGTTAACGAAGTGATGGGAATGATCGATGAACGTCAGCTAGATGCTGCCGAAAAACTAATCACTAAAAAGACGCGTATTTTTGTCCTAGGAGCGGGACGCTCTGGCTTAATGGCCAAGGGATTTGCGATGCGATTAATGCATATTGGATATACCGTCTACGTGATTGGTGAGACCATCACGCCTTCGATTCAAGCTGGGGATGTCCTCCTCTCTGTTTCGGGTTCTGGTAAGACTGCCAGCATCTTGGAATTAACCGAAAAAGCACATGCTAATGGTGTGAAGGTGGTCGCGGTAACGAGTCATGCAGATTCGCCATTGGGGAAAGTTGGTGATACCGTCATTGTAGTACCTGGTGCAACTAAAGCGGGTGATGGTGTACATTCTATCCAACTACTAAGTACGCTGTTTGACCAAAGTGTTCACATTACGCTCGACATTCTATGCTTAAAGTTGAGTCGACGGGATAACATCTCAAATGCCTCGGCAGCAGCGGAACACAGTAACATGGAATAA
- a CDS encoding LacI family DNA-binding transcriptional regulator, translated as MAQKAHKNANIKDVAALAGVSIATVSRFLNGNLGRMSAATATKVQDAITKLNYVPNSVARQMITRSSKMVAVIVANIDDYFSTELFKGISSILESQGYIGVLFDANSDIEREKTLLQTIGSHMFDGLILQSFSNPQTVRENLHQQMPIVSVDREMDACPWPQVISDNYDAAREATAYFERQGFTHVVALTSEVDLSRTRRERIRGIQAASSDVDVLEVSEASYNHSDVYQQLTRLIQKSREKTVVFALKERWLLEFFPNLIIQGLIDNQDVTATGFADTEFIRRMEPKLTLLTQNPFLMGASSAEIMLRELAGETVPPEKTVIPVKLQ; from the coding sequence ATGGCGCAGAAAGCTCATAAAAATGCGAATATTAAAGACGTCGCCGCTTTAGCAGGCGTCTCGATTGCGACCGTATCCCGCTTCTTGAACGGAAATTTGGGGCGTATGTCTGCTGCCACGGCCACTAAGGTACAGGACGCCATTACCAAGTTAAATTACGTGCCTAATTCAGTGGCTCGGCAGATGATCACCCGGTCTAGCAAAATGGTGGCAGTTATCGTGGCTAATATTGACGATTATTTTTCAACGGAGCTGTTTAAAGGAATTAGTTCTATTTTGGAAAGCCAGGGGTATATCGGGGTTCTTTTCGATGCTAATTCGGATATTGAACGCGAAAAAACGTTGTTACAGACAATCGGTTCCCATATGTTTGATGGGTTGATTCTACAATCATTCAGTAACCCGCAAACGGTTCGTGAAAATTTACATCAACAAATGCCGATTGTCAGTGTTGACCGGGAGATGGACGCTTGTCCCTGGCCACAAGTGATCAGTGATAATTACGATGCGGCGCGAGAAGCTACGGCTTACTTTGAGCGGCAAGGTTTTACCCACGTTGTAGCGTTAACTTCGGAGGTGGATTTGAGTCGGACCCGGCGAGAACGGATTCGTGGAATTCAAGCGGCTAGCAGTGATGTTGATGTCCTCGAAGTTTCGGAGGCGTCATATAATCACAGCGATGTTTACCAACAACTAACACGGCTGATCCAAAAAAGTCGTGAAAAAACGGTGGTTTTCGCTTTAAAGGAACGCTGGTTACTGGAGTTCTTCCCGAATTTAATTATTCAAGGATTAATTGATAATCAGGATGTAACGGCCACGGGATTTGCAGATACTGAATTTATCCGGCGAATGGAACCTAAGCTGACTTTGCTGACACAAAACCCGTTTCTCATGGGGGCGAGCTCAGCGGAAATCATGTTACGGGAGTTGGCCGGTGAGACCGTTCCGCCAGAAAAAACGGTGATTCCGGTAAAACTCCAGTAA
- a CDS encoding helix-turn-helix domain-containing protein, with the protein MEFGERLKQARQAQHLTQATVAQALNVTRQTISSWETGHSYPDIDSLIRLIDYYHLSLDTLIKEDAGVTETLRKPEVLRRIRPITQLLLVINVCFIVAILFTQHLLIAKITLDVMGLLNLLAITRLREFTDAISDDSSISRWQRCRRWAYLITLLLTLMTIISWLTLAGPLADNLTILCGALWLAILLAEFSTRHERRTTKKRNAD; encoded by the coding sequence ATGGAATTTGGAGAACGGTTGAAACAAGCTCGCCAGGCCCAGCACTTAACTCAGGCCACCGTGGCCCAAGCACTAAACGTCACGCGGCAAACCATTTCGAGTTGGGAAACGGGTCATAGCTATCCCGACATCGACAGCCTGATTCGCCTGATTGATTATTACCACCTGTCGCTAGATACGCTGATCAAGGAAGACGCCGGCGTTACCGAAACGCTGCGTAAGCCCGAGGTCCTCCGCCGAATCCGACCAATTACCCAGTTACTTCTGGTGATCAATGTCTGCTTCATCGTGGCGATCCTTTTTACCCAACACCTGCTGATTGCTAAAATCACGTTAGACGTGATGGGCCTGCTGAACCTTTTAGCCATTACGCGCCTGCGGGAGTTCACGGACGCCATCAGCGACGATTCATCAATCAGCCGGTGGCAGCGTTGTCGTCGTTGGGCCTACCTGATAACGCTCCTGCTAACACTGATGACAATCATCAGCTGGCTCACCCTAGCCGGTCCGCTGGCCGATAACCTGACCATTCTCTGCGGTGCACTGTGGCTGGCCATTCTCCTGGCCGAATTCAGTACCCGGCACGAACGTCGCACCACCAAAAAACGCAATGCTGATTAG
- the gndA gene encoding NADP-dependent phosphogluconate dehydrogenase codes for MADKQANIGVVGMAVMGKNLALNIESRGYTVGIYNRSDYRTKDVMKDHSDKNLIPSYNVEDFVKSLETPRRILLMVKAGKPTDAVIQELLPLLDKGDVLIDGGNTNFHDTMARNAELDKSGINFIGMGVSGGELGALQGPSLMPGGQKEAYDLVAPILEQISAKAPQDGKPCVSYIGPNGAGHYVKMVHNGIEYGDEELIDESYNIMRNVAGISVDEMADIFKEWNKGELDSYLIEITADILTRKDDLGDDKNLPIVDAILDRGNNKGTGKWSSEDALNIQVPQSVITESVYARYISMMKDERVKASKELPAAAKQGKAEIGDKTEFVEKVRQALFFSKLMSYAQGFEQLRVASETYDWNLKFGELAQIWRGGCIIRAQFLQNITDAFEKDPKLSNLLFDSYFKDIAAKYQQSVRDVVATAVQAGIPVPSFSAAITYYDSFRAEVLPANLLQAQRDYFGAHTYERRDREGNFHYSWYEEQ; via the coding sequence ATGGCAGACAAACAAGCAAACATTGGTGTTGTTGGTATGGCGGTCATGGGCAAGAACTTAGCCCTGAACATTGAAAGTCGCGGATACACGGTTGGAATCTACAACCGTTCCGATTACCGGACCAAGGACGTTATGAAGGATCACAGCGACAAGAACTTGATTCCAAGTTACAACGTTGAAGACTTCGTGAAGTCTCTGGAAACGCCTCGGCGGATTCTCTTGATGGTCAAGGCTGGTAAGCCAACTGACGCCGTCATTCAAGAACTCTTACCATTGCTGGACAAAGGTGATGTCCTGATTGATGGTGGGAACACGAACTTCCATGACACCATGGCCCGGAACGCGGAACTCGACAAGTCCGGGATCAACTTCATCGGCATGGGGGTTTCCGGTGGTGAACTGGGTGCCTTACAAGGTCCTTCCCTGATGCCTGGTGGCCAAAAGGAAGCTTACGACCTGGTTGCCCCAATCTTGGAACAAATCTCTGCTAAAGCACCACAAGACGGCAAGCCATGTGTCTCCTACATCGGCCCGAACGGTGCAGGTCACTACGTTAAGATGGTCCACAACGGGATTGAATACGGTGATGAAGAGCTGATCGACGAAAGCTACAACATCATGCGCAACGTTGCCGGAATCTCCGTTGACGAAATGGCGGACATCTTCAAGGAATGGAACAAGGGTGAACTTGACAGTTACTTGATTGAAATCACCGCTGACATTTTGACGCGTAAGGATGACTTAGGCGACGACAAGAACTTGCCAATCGTCGATGCCATCTTGGACCGTGGGAACAACAAAGGAACTGGTAAGTGGAGTTCCGAAGATGCGCTGAACATCCAAGTACCACAATCTGTCATCACCGAATCCGTTTACGCCCGGTACATCTCCATGATGAAGGACGAACGGGTCAAGGCTTCCAAGGAATTGCCAGCTGCTGCCAAGCAAGGCAAGGCCGAAATTGGTGACAAGACCGAATTCGTTGAAAAGGTTCGTCAAGCCCTCTTCTTCAGTAAGTTGATGAGTTACGCCCAAGGGTTCGAACAACTCCGGGTCGCTTCCGAAACCTACGACTGGAACTTGAAGTTTGGTGAATTAGCACAGATCTGGCGTGGCGGATGCATCATCCGGGCCCAATTCCTGCAAAACATCACGGATGCCTTTGAAAAGGATCCTAAGTTGAGCAACTTGTTGTTCGACAGCTACTTCAAGGACATCGCAGCCAAGTATCAACAATCCGTTCGTGACGTGGTTGCTACGGCCGTTCAAGCTGGGATCCCAGTCCCAAGCTTCTCCGCTGCCATCACCTACTACGACAGTTTCCGGGCAGAAGTGCTGCCAGCAAACTTGCTGCAAGCACAACGGGACTACTTCGGTGCCCACACCTACGAACGTCGTGACCGTGAAGGAAACTTCCACTACTCATGGTACGAAGAACAATAA
- a CDS encoding Ltp family lipoprotein yields the protein MKRLTILTTILLATLSLTACSGATSSEDSSADPSTSKVADSEDSSSDDDTEDESSEDESSESETSEKESSENQTPAEYTSALSKAQDYAESMKMSKQGVYDQLTSSYGEKFSAQAANYAMDNLSGIDWNENALSKAQDYQGMDMSPESIRDQLTSSHGEQFTAAEADYAVSHLSK from the coding sequence ATGAAACGTTTGACGATTTTAACCACTATTCTATTAGCAACCCTTTCTTTGACCGCCTGCTCGGGGGCCACTAGCTCGGAGGATTCGTCTGCTGATCCATCGACCAGTAAAGTTGCGGATTCTGAAGACTCGTCTTCTGATGATGACACGGAAGACGAGTCTTCAGAAGATGAGTCCTCAGAAAGCGAGACTTCGGAAAAAGAATCTTCAGAGAATCAAACGCCGGCTGAATATACCTCGGCTTTAAGTAAAGCCCAAGACTATGCGGAATCCATGAAAATGTCTAAGCAGGGGGTCTATGACCAACTGACGTCGAGTTATGGTGAAAAATTCTCGGCACAGGCCGCGAATTACGCGATGGACAACCTGTCGGGAATTGACTGGAACGAAAACGCGTTAAGTAAAGCCCAAGATTACCAGGGGATGGACATGTCCCCGGAATCGATTCGGGACCAGTTAACGTCAAGTCATGGCGAGCAATTTACGGCCGCGGAAGCAGACTATGCCGTGAGCCATCTTAGTAAGTAG